A genomic window from Vigna radiata var. radiata cultivar VC1973A chromosome 2, Vradiata_ver6, whole genome shotgun sequence includes:
- the LOC106756414 gene encoding sec1 family domain-containing protein MIP3 — protein MATVDVINSCLDSIRQIAEHIQDATVYLDAGSTESFQFLGAYPILLELGARAICSLENMCALDVVVDWNSNSDPARKLVIITSSLLSDAHRYILRCLSTHQVVRHCIIFTSISETAHSAFPDSPLGPDAYPEYESLLVQDYEELVKKSRTKPGQGKLNIEDGGRSEFPSIGEDVLNLEASPSGRDFYENNSLDYVEESVVKLVVSVYHFPMILCPISPRVFVLPSEGLVAEAHLSSGHEDSISPGLPPLSTGILSDADDVPPGATLTAHFLYHFAAKMDLKVEIFSLGDISKTVGKILTGMSSLYDVGRRKRSAGLLLIDRTLDLLTPCCHGDSLVDRIFSSLPRRNRTISGKGSGSQLKLRSLYLQRAALDVQIPLAKILNEEDWKIDSYRLLESVEAFLCGWNSGNSDSQLTGLVNLGQKIHDKPSHTDAEILTGSFVSSENFLGMPLLEAILDRRTKDGALLVKKWLQETLHRENVAVNVKSRPGVATKQEIQAMIKALSRNQSSLLRNKGIIQLAAATLFALEESNYNLWDAFSSAEKILSVSSGETSQSLAIQIGDLINKSALLGSHVNKGKREISKGLLSLQDALLLMIIGYILAGENFPTSGADGPFSWQEEHLLKDAVVDALLENPSVANLKFLDGLREELETNVDSKLKSQGTAEESSELDIDDFDDDQWGKWGDEDGDDDSKIEQVYGDVQLKLELRDRVDNLFKFLHKLSDLKRKNIPLRDGSLTMETNFDEDRKGLLYKLLTRVLSKYDVPGLEYHSSTVGRLFKSGFGRFGLGQAKPSLADQNVILVFVIGGINGLEVCEAHEALAESGRPDIELLVGGTTLLTSNDMLDLLLGNSSYF, from the exons ATGGCCACCGTTGATGTTATCAATTCTTGCCTCGATTCTATTAGACAG ATAGCAGAGCATATTCAAGATGCTACTGTTTATTTAGATGCTGGATCTACAGAAAGTTTCCAATTTTTGGGGGCCTATCCCATACTTCTTGAACTTGGAGCACGGGCTATTTGCAGTTTGGAAAACATGTGTGCACTTGATGTT GTGGTTGATTGGAACTCAAATTCTGATCCTGCGAGGAAACTTGTGATTATCACATCAAGTCTACTAAGTGATGCTCACCGGTATATTTTACGTTGCCTGAGCACACATCAAGTTGTTCGTCattgtattatatttacatCTATCTCAGAG ACAGCACACTCAGCATTTCCTGATTCACCTCTGGGACCAGATGCATATCCTGAATATGAATCCTTACTGGTTCAAGATTATGAAGAACTAGTTAAGAAATCACGGACAAAACCAGGACAGGGAAAGCTTAACATTGAAGATGGAGGACGTTCAGAGTTTCCTTCCATTGGAGAGGATGTTCTTAATCTTGAAGCTAGTCCAAGTGGAAGAGATTTTTATGAGAACAATTCATTAGACTACGTTGAAGAATCAGTGGTGAAATTGGTTGTTTCTGTTTATCATTTTCCCATGATTTTATGTCCTATTTCACCACGAGTATTTGTTCTACCTTCAGAAGGGTTGGTAGCTGAAGCACACTTATCATCTGGGCATGAAGATTCCATTAGTCCTGGTTTGCCTCCATTAAGTACTGGTATTCTCTCTGATGCTGATGATGTGCCTCCAGGGGCTACTCTTACGGCACACTTTCTCTACCATTTTGCTGCCAAG ATGGACTTGAAAGTGGAAATTTTCTCCCTTGGCGATATATCAAAAACTGTGGGAAAAATTTTGACAGGAATGTCAAGTCTTTATGACGTAGGCCGCCGTAAACGATCAGCGGGACTGTTACTCATTGATCGTACACTTGATCTTCTCACTCCTTGCTGCCATGGGGACTCACTTGTTGACCGcatattttcttctttgccTCGTAGAAATAGAACAATTTCTGGTAAAGGTTCTGGGAGCCAACTCAAACTTCGTTCTTTATACCTGCAACGTGCCGCTTTAGATGTTCAGATACCACTTGCAAAGATCCTCAACGAAGAAGATTGGAAAATAGACAGTTATCGTCTTTTAGAAAGCGTTGAGGCTTTTTTGTGTGGGTGGAATTCTGGTAATTCTGATTCTCAGTTAACTGGCTTGGTTAACCTTGGCCAGAAAATTCATGACAAGCCTAGTCACACTGATGCAGAGATACTTACTGGGTCCTTTGTCTCTTCTGAAAATTTCCTTGGGATGCCACTTTTGGAAGCTATTCTAGATAGAAGAACGAAAGATGGAGCCTTACTGGTAAAGAAATGGCTACAAGAAACTCTGCACAGGGAAAATGTTGCCGTGAATGTGAAGTCTCGTCCTGGTGTTGCTACAAAACAGGAGATACAAGCTATGATCAAAGCTTTGTCCAGGAACCAATCATCGTTGCTAAGGAACAAAGGAATTATTCAATTAGCTGCAGCCACGTTATTTGCCCTTGAAGAATCAAATTATAACCTATGGGATGCTTTTAGCAGCGCAGAGAAAATTCTGAGTGTAAGTTCTGGAGAAACAAGTCAAAGTCTTGCCATTCAAATTGGTGACCTTATCAACAAGAGTGCTCTGTTGGGATCACATGTAAATAAGGGGAAAAGGGAAATCTCAAAGGGGTTACTTTCTTTGCAAGATGCTTTGCTGTTGATGATCATTGGATATATATTAGCTGGTGAGAATTTTCCAACATCTGGTGCTGATGGGCCATTTTCTTGGCAAGAGGAGCATTTGTTAAAAGATGCTGTTGTAGATGCGCTTTTAGAAAATCCTTCAGTAGCAAATCTCAAATTTCTAGATGGACTAAGAGAAGAGCTTGAAACTAATGTTGATAGTAAGTTAAAATCTCAGGGAACTGCTGAAGAATCTTCGGAACTAGATattgatgattttgatgatgatcaatgGGGCAAATGGGGTGAcgaagatggtgatgatgacAGTAAAATTGAACAAGTATATGGTGATGTGCAACTGAAGTTGGAGTTGCGTGATAGGGTGGACaatcttttcaaatttcttcACAAGTTATCTGATctgaaaagaaagaatatacCTTTGAGGGATGGATCATTGACCATGGAAACTAATTTTGATGAGGATAGAAAAGGATTGCTTTATAAGCTACTAACAAGGGTGTTGAGCAAGTACGACGTGCCTGGGTTAGAATATCATTCTTCCACTGTGGGGCGCCTCTTTAAGAGTGGGTTTGGAAGATTTGGCCTTGGTCAG GCCAAACCAAGCCTTGCTGATCAAAATGTCATTTTGGTGTTCGTTATTGGCGGCATTAATGGGCTCGAG GTGTGTGAGGCTCATGAGGCATTGGCTGAAAGTGGAAGACCTGACATTGAGTTGCTAGTTGGTGGAACAACTCTTCTCACTTCTAATGACATGCTCGATTTACTGCTAGGGAATTCAAGTTACTTTTAA